The following proteins are encoded in a genomic region of Sorangiineae bacterium MSr12523:
- a CDS encoding polynucleotide kinase-phosphatase, whose amino-acid sequence MTRLVIPELSLVVLVGCSGAGKSTFARSHFKPTEILSSDFFRGLVSDDENEQSATADAFEALHFVAGKRLAAARLTVIDATNVQPESRKPLVALARKYHALPVAVVLDVPEKVCRERNRARPDRDFGGHVVRQQASILHRSMRRLKDEGFRHVYVLSSPEEIAGCTMVRQPLWNNRKNDYGPFDIVGDVHGCYDELVELLAKLGYAVGGTPEEPFVTPPAGRKAVFLGDLVDRGPGVVPVLRLVIAMAKSGAALMVPGNHEMKLLRKLRGKDVRLTHGLEQTMQQLGQTDDAFKAELAEFIDGLVSHYVLDGGKLVVAHAGLKEAFQGRASGAVREFCLYGESTGETDEYGLPIRYDWATDYRGSAAVVYGHTPVPSPEWHNRTLCIDTGCVFGGALTALRWPERELVSVEAKRVHYEPARPLVPSIDSKIAPRPLDYTDVAGKRIVHTRYAHTVTIRETHAAPALEVMSRFAVDPRWLVYLPPTMSPPETAAPGQPWLERPEEAFAYFAAQGVRHVVCEEKHMGSRAVIVACRDESAAAARFDVDDGRAGVVYTRTGRPFFGDASLERAIIDRVRAAMASLWDELETDWLVLDAEILPWSAKAIELLRTQYAAVASAGLASLDTAAGLLAARGDVPGMADLAAKYRTRHDALGAFRDAYRRYCWDVRALDDYRIAPFHVLAAEGRTFVDRSHVWHMETLARLAKVDPALLMATRYRDVDLEQPEDVAAAIAWWEALTDGGGEGMVVKPREWIHRGPKGLVQPALKCRGREYLRIIYGPEYAMPEHLERLRGRQVRLKRTLAMKEFSLGMEALHRFVAREPLFRVHECVFAVLALESEPVDPRL is encoded by the coding sequence ATGACCCGGCTCGTCATTCCAGAATTGTCACTCGTCGTACTCGTCGGGTGCTCCGGTGCGGGCAAATCGACCTTTGCACGCAGCCATTTCAAGCCCACCGAGATCCTCTCGTCCGACTTCTTCCGCGGGCTCGTCTCCGACGACGAAAATGAGCAATCGGCCACGGCGGACGCGTTCGAAGCGCTTCATTTCGTGGCCGGCAAGCGGCTCGCGGCCGCGCGCCTCACCGTCATTGACGCCACCAACGTGCAACCCGAGTCGCGCAAGCCTCTGGTCGCCTTGGCGCGGAAGTACCACGCGCTTCCCGTGGCGGTGGTGCTCGACGTTCCGGAAAAGGTGTGCCGCGAGCGCAATCGCGCGCGGCCCGATCGCGATTTTGGCGGCCATGTCGTTCGGCAGCAGGCGTCAATCCTTCACCGCTCGATGCGCCGCCTGAAAGACGAGGGCTTTCGGCATGTGTACGTGCTCTCCTCGCCGGAGGAGATCGCCGGGTGCACGATGGTGCGGCAGCCTCTTTGGAACAATCGAAAGAACGATTACGGCCCATTCGACATCGTGGGCGACGTGCACGGCTGCTACGACGAATTGGTCGAATTGCTCGCGAAGCTTGGATATGCCGTTGGCGGGACACCGGAGGAACCTTTCGTCACCCCGCCCGCAGGGCGCAAAGCGGTATTTCTGGGCGATCTCGTGGACCGCGGTCCCGGTGTCGTTCCCGTGCTTCGTCTCGTCATCGCGATGGCCAAGTCCGGTGCGGCGCTCATGGTCCCTGGCAATCACGAGATGAAATTGCTGCGAAAGCTGCGCGGCAAGGACGTGAGACTCACGCACGGGCTGGAGCAAACGATGCAGCAGCTTGGCCAAACCGACGACGCGTTCAAGGCCGAACTGGCCGAGTTCATCGACGGCCTGGTGAGCCATTACGTACTCGATGGGGGCAAGCTCGTGGTCGCACACGCGGGGCTGAAAGAGGCATTTCAGGGCCGCGCCAGTGGGGCGGTTCGCGAATTCTGCCTTTACGGTGAGAGCACCGGCGAAACGGACGAATACGGATTACCGATTCGATACGACTGGGCCACGGATTATCGCGGGAGCGCCGCCGTGGTGTACGGGCATACCCCGGTACCGTCGCCCGAGTGGCACAATCGCACTTTGTGCATCGATACAGGCTGCGTCTTCGGTGGCGCGCTCACGGCCCTTCGATGGCCCGAGCGGGAGCTGGTGTCCGTCGAGGCCAAGCGCGTCCATTACGAGCCTGCGCGTCCCCTCGTGCCGTCGATCGATTCGAAAATCGCACCGCGGCCGCTGGACTATACGGACGTGGCAGGCAAACGGATCGTGCACACCCGGTATGCGCACACGGTGACCATTCGCGAGACCCACGCCGCACCGGCACTCGAGGTGATGAGTCGCTTTGCGGTGGATCCACGGTGGCTCGTGTACCTGCCGCCCACCATGTCGCCGCCGGAAACCGCGGCTCCCGGTCAGCCGTGGCTCGAGCGGCCGGAGGAGGCGTTCGCGTACTTTGCGGCGCAGGGCGTGCGCCATGTCGTCTGCGAAGAGAAGCACATGGGATCGCGTGCCGTGATCGTGGCCTGTCGAGACGAATCGGCCGCAGCCGCCCGATTCGACGTGGACGACGGTCGTGCAGGCGTCGTGTACACGCGCACGGGGCGCCCGTTCTTCGGGGATGCGTCGTTGGAGCGCGCCATCATCGACCGGGTGCGCGCGGCGATGGCATCGCTCTGGGACGAGCTCGAAACCGATTGGCTCGTTCTCGATGCGGAAATTCTGCCGTGGTCCGCGAAGGCAATCGAGCTCCTGAGGACGCAGTATGCTGCCGTCGCGAGCGCGGGCCTCGCCTCGCTCGACACCGCAGCGGGGCTCCTCGCCGCGCGAGGCGATGTCCCGGGTATGGCGGATCTCGCCGCGAAGTACCGCACGCGACACGACGCACTCGGCGCATTCCGTGACGCATACCGCCGCTATTGCTGGGACGTGCGCGCGCTGGACGACTACCGCATTGCACCGTTCCACGTGCTCGCGGCCGAGGGGCGCACCTTCGTGGACCGCTCGCACGTCTGGCACATGGAGACGTTGGCGCGGCTCGCCAAGGTCGATCCAGCGTTGCTCATGGCCACGCGTTACCGTGACGTGGATCTCGAGCAGCCCGAGGACGTCGCCGCGGCCATTGCATGGTGGGAAGCCCTCACGGATGGCGGCGGCGAGGGGATGGTCGTCAAGCCGCGCGAATGGATCCACCGCGGGCCAAAAGGCCTCGTGCAACCCGCACTGAAGTGCCGCGGGCGCGAGTACCTGCGCATCATCTACGGCCCGGAGTACGCCATGCCCGAGCACCTGGAGCGCCTTCGCGGGCGTCAGGTGCGCCTCAAGAGGACGCTTGCCATGAAGGAGTTCTCCCTGGGCATGGAGGCGTTGCACCGCTTCGTGGCGCGCGAGCCGCTGTTTCGCGTGCACGAATGCGTCTTCGCCGTCCTTGCCCTGGAGAGTGAGCCCGTCGATCCTCGCCTTTAG
- a CDS encoding 3' terminal RNA ribose 2'-O-methyltransferase Hen1, whose product MLLTISTTDPALRPATDLGYLLGKNPDRVQSFELGFGRAHVFYPVACAERCTAALLLDVDPLPLEPYVNDRPYVASSFLSVAIAQVFGSALGGKSRERPERAGHALSFEATLESLPCRGGRALVEKLFVPLGYAVEAERLPLDPHFPSWGDGPYHRVRLRGAVRLGELLSHLYVLIPVLDDEKHYWVGDDEVEKLIRKGEGWLATHPERDLIAYRYLRHQRSLVRSALERLSLDESAPADAEATAAEETVEKKLRLDHVRIEAVVAELHALGAHSVIDLGCGEGKLLRALLREKAFTRLVGVDASLRALEIARQRLERERKERVELMQGALTYRDARFRGFDAAALVEVIEHVDPSRLAALEGVVFGDARPGSVIVTTPNAEYNVLFESLPAGRYRHSDHRFEWTRGEFAAWVSRVATTHGYETRVQGIGAEHPVHGPPTQMAVFRRAQGEGA is encoded by the coding sequence ATGCTCCTTACCATTTCGACGACGGATCCGGCGCTCCGCCCGGCGACGGACCTCGGCTACCTGTTGGGCAAGAATCCGGATCGTGTGCAGTCGTTCGAGCTCGGCTTTGGGCGAGCGCACGTCTTTTATCCGGTGGCGTGCGCCGAGCGGTGCACGGCGGCGCTCCTGCTCGATGTCGATCCGCTGCCGCTCGAGCCCTACGTGAACGATCGGCCTTACGTCGCGTCGTCCTTTCTCAGCGTGGCCATTGCCCAGGTGTTTGGCTCGGCACTGGGCGGCAAGAGCCGTGAGCGGCCGGAGCGGGCAGGGCATGCGCTGTCGTTCGAGGCCACCCTCGAATCGCTCCCGTGCCGCGGTGGGCGTGCGCTCGTCGAGAAGCTGTTCGTCCCGCTCGGTTATGCGGTCGAGGCCGAACGCCTTCCTCTCGACCCGCACTTCCCTTCGTGGGGAGATGGCCCTTACCACCGCGTGCGGCTCCGCGGCGCCGTTCGACTCGGGGAGTTGCTTTCGCACCTGTATGTGCTCATTCCCGTGCTCGACGACGAAAAGCATTATTGGGTTGGCGATGACGAGGTGGAAAAGCTGATTCGCAAGGGCGAAGGTTGGCTGGCCACGCACCCCGAGCGCGATCTGATTGCGTATCGCTATTTGCGTCACCAGCGTTCACTCGTGCGGAGTGCGCTCGAGCGCCTATCGCTCGATGAAAGCGCACCCGCCGATGCGGAAGCCACTGCTGCCGAAGAAACCGTGGAGAAGAAGCTGCGGCTGGACCACGTGCGTATCGAGGCCGTGGTGGCCGAGTTGCACGCCCTCGGTGCGCACTCCGTGATCGATCTGGGGTGTGGCGAGGGAAAGCTTTTGCGGGCACTGCTTCGCGAAAAGGCGTTCACGCGCCTCGTCGGCGTGGATGCTTCCCTGCGCGCGCTCGAGATTGCACGACAGCGGCTCGAGCGCGAACGCAAGGAGCGCGTGGAGTTGATGCAAGGCGCGCTCACCTACCGCGACGCGCGATTTCGCGGTTTCGACGCGGCTGCCCTCGTGGAGGTCATCGAGCACGTCGATCCTTCGCGCCTCGCGGCGCTCGAAGGGGTCGTCTTCGGCGACGCGCGCCCTGGCAGCGTCATCGTGACTACCCCCAATGCAGAATACAATGTTCTTTTCGAGTCGCTTCCCGCGGGACGGTATCGCCATTCGGACCATCGCTTCGAGTGGACGCGGGGCGAGTTTGCTGCCTGGGTTTCCCGCGTGGCCACGACCCATGGCTACGAGACCCGCGTCCAGGGCATCGGCGCGGAGCATCCGGTCCATGGCCCGCCCACGCAGATGGCCGTCTTTCGGCGCGCCCAAGGAGAAGGCGCATGA
- a CDS encoding alcohol dehydrogenase, giving the protein MQTYRAVQVRQAGTLEIVQRPVPEPGPGEVRIRVEACGVCHTDALTVDNKSRALTYPRVPGHEVAGRIDALGAGVSGWQVGQRVGVGFLGGHCGHCGACRRGLFVDCPNQRISGLTHDGGYAEILVAHVHGLVALPDGLDAREAAPLLCAGVTTYNALRNSPARGGDLVAVQGIGGLGHLGIQYARHMGFRVAAIARGAEKAALATRLGAAHYIDSVEKDPAKALQELGGARVILATAADSKSMGPLVGGLGPRGRMIVVGGSGEPIPVSGTQLIFGGRSVEGALTGSAIDAEDTLAFSVQENVRAMIETVPLENAAEAYARMMSNKARFRMVMTMT; this is encoded by the coding sequence ATGCAAACGTATCGCGCAGTCCAAGTTCGCCAGGCAGGCACACTGGAGATCGTGCAGCGTCCCGTACCCGAGCCGGGGCCCGGTGAAGTACGCATTCGCGTCGAGGCCTGTGGCGTCTGTCATACCGATGCCTTGACCGTCGACAACAAATCTCGCGCGCTCACGTATCCGCGCGTGCCGGGGCACGAAGTGGCAGGACGCATCGATGCGCTGGGTGCCGGCGTATCCGGGTGGCAGGTTGGTCAGCGCGTGGGGGTGGGCTTTCTCGGCGGGCATTGTGGGCACTGTGGAGCCTGCCGGCGCGGGCTCTTCGTGGATTGTCCCAATCAGCGAATTTCAGGCCTTACGCACGACGGGGGTTATGCGGAAATCCTCGTGGCGCACGTGCACGGTCTCGTGGCCCTGCCGGACGGGCTCGATGCGCGTGAGGCCGCCCCGCTGCTCTGCGCCGGCGTGACCACGTACAATGCTCTACGAAATTCGCCGGCGCGCGGTGGCGATCTGGTGGCCGTTCAGGGCATCGGTGGCCTCGGGCACCTGGGGATTCAATATGCCAGGCATATGGGCTTTCGCGTGGCGGCCATTGCGCGCGGCGCCGAAAAGGCGGCCCTCGCCACGCGCTTGGGTGCCGCGCACTACATCGACAGCGTGGAGAAGGATCCGGCCAAGGCGCTGCAGGAGCTGGGCGGCGCGCGGGTGATCCTCGCCACCGCGGCGGATAGCAAATCCATGGGGCCGCTGGTCGGTGGGCTGGGGCCGCGTGGCCGCATGATCGTCGTCGGCGGTTCGGGCGAGCCCATCCCCGTCTCGGGGACACAACTCATCTTTGGCGGCCGCTCCGTCGAGGGAGCCCTCACCGGATCGGCCATCGATGCAGAGGATACGCTCGCCTTCAGCGTGCAAGAGAACGTGCGCGCGATGATCGAGACCGTGCCCCTCGAGAACGCGGCCGAGGCGTACGCGCGCATGATGAGCAACAAGGCGCGCTTTCGCATGGTCATGACCATGACTTAG